The proteins below come from a single uncultured Carboxylicivirga sp. genomic window:
- a CDS encoding efflux RND transporter periplasmic adaptor subunit, with product MKRKIIIISALVLAAIITAFFMLKPSTISPDQIDIETGIVKRGTISSTVTATGTLEAITSVDVGTQVSGIIENIYVDFNSTVKEGQLLARIDTTNLAAAVEQSQASLDNAKAQMDFQQANYNRLKPLFEKELIAQSEYDETVYNFNVAKANYKSALAQHRQNLINLDFAMIYSPINGVVLNKAVEEGQTVAASFETPTLFTIVKDLTQMQVEANVDEADIGQVKKGQRVEFTVDAYPNEIFEGEVTEVRLEPTVTNNVVTYTIIIIAPNPDYKLMPGLTAETNIFVVEKKDILTVPSKAARFEPDQQLLMSYMQNSPQPPMPQDAPKEGMPPMDGEGQNRDMIWVKRDSMIQPVPVKLGMDDDINAEVLDGLKEGDVVVLKMEQKNAQEQAPEAAGGNPFMPKPPQRNK from the coding sequence ATGAAACGTAAAATTATCATCATATCAGCGTTGGTTCTGGCAGCCATCATAACAGCATTTTTCATGCTAAAACCAAGTACTATCAGTCCTGATCAGATTGATATAGAAACAGGCATAGTAAAACGCGGAACCATTAGCAGTACCGTTACTGCAACGGGCACTCTTGAAGCCATTACCAGTGTTGATGTAGGTACACAGGTATCGGGTATCATCGAAAATATTTATGTCGATTTTAACTCAACCGTTAAGGAAGGACAATTACTGGCGCGAATCGACACCACTAACTTAGCAGCCGCCGTTGAACAAAGTCAGGCTTCGCTCGATAATGCCAAAGCTCAAATGGATTTTCAACAAGCTAACTACAACCGATTAAAGCCTTTGTTCGAAAAAGAGCTGATTGCACAGTCGGAATACGACGAAACAGTTTACAACTTTAATGTTGCCAAGGCTAACTACAAAAGTGCCCTGGCTCAACATCGCCAAAACCTCATCAACCTCGATTTTGCAATGATTTATTCACCCATCAACGGAGTGGTTTTAAATAAAGCCGTTGAGGAAGGACAAACCGTAGCTGCCAGCTTCGAAACCCCTACCCTTTTCACCATTGTAAAAGACTTAACCCAAATGCAGGTTGAGGCCAATGTGGATGAAGCTGATATAGGTCAGGTAAAGAAAGGTCAACGTGTTGAGTTTACAGTTGATGCTTATCCGAACGAGATTTTCGAAGGTGAAGTAACAGAAGTTCGTTTGGAGCCAACTGTTACCAATAATGTAGTGACTTACACCATCATTATTATTGCTCCCAACCCCGATTATAAGCTGATGCCTGGCTTAACTGCCGAGACAAACATTTTTGTGGTTGAGAAGAAAGATATCCTGACAGTCCCAAGTAAAGCCGCTCGTTTCGAACCCGATCAACAGTTGTTGATGAGTTATATGCAAAACTCACCCCAACCTCCAATGCCACAGGATGCGCCAAAAGAAGGCATGCCCCCGATGGATGGAGAAGGACAAAATCGGGATATGATCTGGGTAAAAAGAGATTCGATGATACAACCGGTTCCAGTAAAACTGGGCATGGACGATGACATTAATGCAGAAGTATTGGATGGATTGAAAGAGGGGGATGTGGTTGTATTAAAAATGGAGCAAAAGAACGCTCAAGAGCAGGCTCCTGAGGCTGCAGGAGGCAATCCATTTATGCCGAAGCCACCGCAACGAAATAAATAG